The nucleotide window GGTCTCGCGAATGGTTGCATGCACGGTATCGCCGACCCGGCGTCCGGCGAGATAGTTCGAGCATACGCCTTTGTAGACGCCGCGTCCTGAGCTTGCCGGCGCCTCCACCACGCCGACGGTGACGCTGCAGCGTGCCGGATCGGAAGAAGGCGACGACGAGATCGAATAGTACCGCGGCGCCAGCAGCGACAGCATTTCCAGGTAGGCATGGAACGGCAGTTCGCAGGCCGGATGCTCTTCCAAGAGGTCGAACACCGATTTGCGTTTGGCCAGGACGTCCGAGCGATAGAGCTCCGTAGACGCGCCGTCGTCGCCGACATAGGCGAGCAGTTTTGGCTTGGTAACGGGACAGCGCGTGTGCTCCGACATGATCTGGATCTGCTTGCGGGTCGCGATCTGCTGCAACTCGACGAACTCGGTCAATAACCGCCCGACCGAGACGGCATCGCCGACCGGCAATTGCGCGCGGCGGCCTTCCGCGACATGAAGTCTGATCTGGTCGGCCGGCAAGAAGCCGAAACGGCGCGCGACGGAATCGACCAGCGCTGGATCGTTGCGCGGCACCACACTGAGATGGTCACCGACGCGATAAGCGATGCCGGGCGGCAATTCCACCTCGATGTGGCGGGTCGAGCGGTCGGAACGACTGGCGCCGGTCTTGTTCTGCAGTTCCGAATTGACCAGCACCTTCATCGGCGCGACGCCGCCTTGCGCCACGATGGTGTGCACGGCCGATGGCGCCACCGGCTCGATCGAATAAAGCGGCGCGTCGTCGGCGCTGCGGGCGAACCCGGAATCGACGCCCAGTTCCTTCATCGCCGCGGGTGCTGCCGCCGCGAACCATTTTTCGAACTGGCCGTCGAGATCGCTGCGGGCATCGCCCTCGCCGCGGGCGTAGAGGCTGCGCGCCCCATGTACCGCCAACCCCTCGTCGATCAGGCGCGGCACGGATTGATAGGTCGCGGCCCAGTCGCTGTTGCCGCAGCCGAACACGGCGTAGCGCACCTTGGCGAACGCATCCTTGGGCAGGCCGCTGTCCAGCCATTTGACGAACTGCGTGGCGTTATCGGGGGCGGCGCCATTATAGGAGGCGCAAAAGATCATCAGCGCGCCCTGCTCCGGCAGCTTGCCGACATAATCATCGAGTGCGCCGAGTTTTGTGGCGAAGCCGTTGACCTCGGCAAGATCAGCCACCCGCGTCGCCAGCTCTTCCGCGGTGCCGAGGTTTGAACCATAGAGCACCAATAGCGGCGTGTTGTGGCCCGGACGGGTCCGCGCCTGCGGCGCCGCCGCGCTCGAGGCCGCGGCCGCGACAGCGGTACGGCCGGCGAAGACGCCACGGTCCTTGTCACCGCGCGGCCGCACCTTGATCTTGAAACCGTCCGGCTTGACCGTCAGCGTTTCCTTCAAGTGCATCTGGTAGCGATGCACATCGACCAGCTTGAAGCGCTGCAGGATCATGCCGATCGCCAGTGCCGCCTCGTGCATCGCAAAGCCACGGCCGATGCAGGCACGCTGGCCGTTGCCGAACGGCTTCCAGGCGTTTATCGGTCGCTTGGCCTCGGCCTCACGGCTGAAATTCTCGGGATCGAACACGTCCGGGTTCGGACCCCAGACGCTGGGGTCGCGGTGCAGCGCCATCACCAGCACGGTGATGAACGTATTCTTCTTCAGCTTGTACTTACCCCCGCCGATGGCCTCGTCCTGAAGCGGCGTAATGCCGTAGGCGGGTGCCGGCGGCCACAGCCGCAGCGCTTCCTTCAAGATCTGCGTGATATAGGTGAGCTGCGTGACCTGCTGATAAGTCGGCCTGGCGTTGATATCGGGTCCGAGCACCCGGTCGACTTCCTCATAGGCCTTCTTCAGCACCTCGGGATGCTTCAGCAGCGCGTAGATGGTGCACGAGAGCAGTCCGCTGGTGGTCTCGTGGCCCGCAATCAGAAAGGTATTGATCTGGTAGCGGATGTTGATGTCGTCGAGCTGCTCGCCGGTTGAGCGGTCGATGCCGGTCATCATGGCGCCCAGCATATCCTTCTTGGCCTCAGTGGCTTCCGCACTACCGCGGCGCTCCGCGATGATCTCGTCGACCATCTTGTTCATGAACACGACATCCTGCGCCAGCGTCTTGCGCCGCTTCTGCATCCAGAGATTTTCCAGCGGCAGGCCGCGGGTCATCATGATGGTCTCTAGCGAGCGCACCAGCGATTCCACGAACGGATGGTAGTCGCGGCGGTAGAATGAGTTGAAGCGGTAATCGAAGCCGCACAGCCCGATTGTATCGAGCGTCAGCGCCGTCATGTCGTGCACGACGTCGATTTCCTCGTCGGCGTTGAGCCGCTCCCATTTCTTCACGAGCTGCTCGGCGATGTCTACCATGCTCGGGTGATAGGACTGCATCGCGCGGTTGCCGAACGGTTGCAGCAGGATGTTGTGCGCCTTGCTCCAGTTCGGCTCTGTCGTGTCGGCGGTGAACAGCCCGTCGCCGCCGACCGCGCGGACGCGGCGCAGCGAGCCGCGCACCGTCTTGTCGAAACGCTTCTCGTCGGACAGTTCGTCGATCAGATCGTGGCCGGCGACGATGACGATCGGCGCGCCCATCATGTCGAGCCAGAAGATCGGCCCGAGCTCCTTGGAGAGCTTGACCAGATGCTGCACCGGCGCGTTGGGATCCAGCGACAGCATGTTGCCGACGACGGGCTTCTTCGGCGGATGCGGGATCGGACTGAGTTTGTTGCTGGACGCCATTGTCGAAATGTCTCCCCTGCCCTGTCTCAACCGTCATCACGAGCGAAGCGAAGCAATCCATCGCTCGGCGAAAAGAAAGAATGGATTGCTTCGTCGCTGCGCTCCTCGCAATGACGGCTTGTTATGCGGACCTACCCAAATCTTTTCCTGCGCCACTCGATCAGCTTGCTACTGACCTCGTCCGGCTTTTCCTGCTGCGTCCAATGGCCGCTGTCGCGCACGAGATATTTTTCGAGATCGGGAACCAGCCGCTCCATGCCCTCGGTGGCCGACGGCGGCAGCACCGCGTCGTTCTCGGCCATGATCATCAGCGACGGCACACGCACGGTATGGTCAAGCCCTTCCGAGCGCTGCCAGTTACGGGAAAAATTGCGGTACCAGTTGATGCCGCCGGTGAAGCCAGTCTTGGCGAAGGTGTCGACGAATACCTGCTTTTCCTCCGGCGACAGGATCGGCGTGCGCGGATCGTGCTTGGCATCGTAATTCGCGATCATCTGTGGAAACGCCAGATTGAGTCGCGCCGATGCGCCGACGCCGGCAATCGGCTGCTCCTCCGGCGTACCCGCGGGCCGCGCCACCGGCTTGCGCATGAAGGCGTCGAAGGTCTGCTCGACCCGGCTGCCGAAAATCCTGTCAGGTTCGCGGCCAGGATCCTGGAACTGCACAATGTACATTTTGTCGCCGAAGCGCTGCCGAAACAGCTCGATCGGATCCGCCGGCATGCGATCCCAATGCGGGGTGTTGACGCCGATGACGCCGGCGACGCGATCAAGGTGGCGCAGCGGCATCTGCCAGACGACGAAGCCGCCCCAGTCGTGGCCGACGAAGATCGCCTTGTCGATCTGCAGATGATCGAGCAGCCCGACGAGATCGCCGGTCAGGTGTTCCATATCGTAATCCTCGACCGGCTCGGGCCGATCGGTCGCGCCGTAGCCGCGCTGATCCGGCGCAATCACCCGGATGCCGGCTTCGCTCAGGGCCTTGATCTGGTGACGCCAGGAAAACGCAAGCTCCGGCCAGCCATGGCAGAGAATGACCGGCGGCTTGTCGGACTTCGGCCCCGCCTCGTAGTAACCCATGCGAATACCGTTCACGTCGGCGAACTGCAGCGGTGGCATCTCAATCATGGCAGGCCCCTATTCAGCAGCGCTGGTCATGCTCGGCGGCGGCGCGAACGCCGCCTCCAGCGCTTCAAACTCGACCGGAAGCATGTCGCAGAGAACCTGGACGTGCGGAATGATGTTGGCGCCGGCAATGAAGCCGAAATCGAGCTGGTCGCGGTAGCTCTGCACGGTGATGTTGAGCGCGATGCCGTGCGTCGAGATCGACACCGGGAAGATGTGCAGCAACTCGGCACCGGCCGCATACAGCGTCTGCCGCGGCCCGGGCACGTTCGATACGGTGATGTTGGCTGCCGGCGGCAGCACGTCGGAGAGGTTGGAGCGGCTGTAGAGCAACGCAAGGATCTGGGTCACGATCGGCGCGCCCAGCATCGAGAGGTTGGAGACTTGCGGCATCAGTGCACGCAGCGGATGCGACATCTCCTTCGACTTGGTGGATTGCGCGATGATGGTTTCCAGCCGTGTCTTGGGATCGTCGACATCGGTGGCGATCGCGCAGATCATGCCGAACACCTGGTTATTGGCATCGGCATTGCCCTCCTCGCGCAGCGAGATCGGAACCGCGGCGGTCAGGGACTTGTTGGGCAGCGCCCCCTGGCTGATCAGATAGCGGCGCACCACGCCCGATGACAGTGCCAGCACGACGTCGTTGAGCTTGCCGCCGGACGCCTTCGCTACCGCCTTGGCGCGCGACAGCGAGATCGAGGTGCCGGCGAAGCTGCGTTCCGAGGAGATCGTCTTGTTGAGGATGGTCGGCGGCGAGGCCATGCTGGCCAGGCTGTCGCGCGACTTCGGATCCGAAACCTTGCCGACCACGTCGGACACGCTCTTGAGCATGGTCGGAATGCTGCTGGCGAACTTCACCGCGCTCTCGATCTGGAACATGGCGTTGTCGAACAGGATCGAACCGAGATCGCTTTTTCCCGAGCGCGGCAGTTCGAGACTCTTTGGCGCCGCCTTCGGGTCGAATGGCTGGGTCCAGAGCTGCTGGTAGGAATCGATCAGGTTGGCGGCGATGTCGCGCGGCTCCGGCGCGACCTTGCGCGCCGTCGGCGGATCGACCTGACGCGGCACCGGCGTGATGTCATAGATCATGCTGGTGAGCGCGGCGCCGGCGCCGCCGTCGATGCAGGCATGGTGCATCTTGGAATAAAGCCCGATCTCGTTGTCCTTCATGCCTTCGAAGACATAGAACTCCCAGAGCGGGCGGGCGCGGTTGAGCAGCTTCGCATGCATCCAGCCGACGATGCGCTCCAGCGTCGTGCGGTCGCGCGGCTCCGGCAGGCTGGCGCGGAAGATGTGGCGGTCGATGTCGAACTGGTCGTCCTCGACCCAGGAGGGATGATCGATGTCGAGCGGCGCCTTCTCCAGGCGGGCTTTCAGAATCGGCGCGACGTGCAGCCGCGAAGCGATCATCGCCTTGAACTCTTCGAAGAAGTCGCCCTCGTAGCCTTCGGGCAGGCGGAAGATCGCCATGCTGCCGACATGCATCGGCATTTCCGGGGTTTCCAGATACAGAAACGACGCATCCAGCGAAGACAGCTTCTTGGCGTCCGCCATATTCTCCTCCCGCAGTAGAAAAACGCGGCGCCTTGGCGGCGCTTCTGGCGTCTGGAATGTCTTTGTTATTGGAGCATATCCGAAAGCCGACAGCCATCCCGCATCAATTGCAGGGCGGGATCTTTCGCGATCATGCCCTTAGCTCAGGGCGTGGATTCAGGATTGTGCATTTTCGGGGGGCCCATAGGCAATGGCAAATGGTCCTGATCGGTCAAAATGCTTAAATTCGCCCTCTGCCTGCGCCAGGCGGTCGGCTACTGCCCACAATGCTGCGGGGTTGACGCCGAGCCCGATGTGGCTGGCAAGGTGCACCTCGATGTTTTCGGCGGTTGCGGAGGGGCGCAACAGGCTGGTGTGCCAGTTCACAATGCCGTCGGTCCGGGAATAGATCGATGTCGCCGGCACCGGCAGGTCGCCGGCAATGGCCAAGCGGATCTCCGGATTGTCGTCGACGGTTTCCCCCGACAGCACCTCATAAAGCCGCGTGGCGTTGGTCGCCCGGATATCGCTGGTAAACGGGCTGCCGAGCGTGATCACCGAGCGCACCATGTCCGGCATCTGCAGTGCGAGATCGCGCGCATAGACGCCGCCGAGACTCCAGCCGACCAGGCTGACCTTGCGGCCGGTCGATTCATGGATGCGCCGCAGCAGGTCGCGCAACGCAGCCCGCTTGGAAGCGACGCCGCCGAAGTTGCGGCCCATGCTCCAAGCATAGGTGTCGTAGCCAAGCTCTTTCAGATAGCGCCGCATCGGCGCCATCGATAGATCGCTGGCGAGAAAGCCCGGCAGCGCCAGCACCGGATGCCCGTCGCCCCTCGGCGCACGCATCAAGAGCGGCGACAGCAAGAGGCTCGAATTCAGTTCGAACAGCGCCCGCGTCTCGGCCAGCATCAGAAACAGGCTTGGCGGCCGAAGCCGCTGCTCTTCTGTTGCCGCGCCGCCTTCCGCGATGGCCACTCTCACTTGTCCTTCTTGGTCATGCCGCCGAGCCCGGCCATGGTCACGAACATATCCTGGAATCGCTCGGCGATCTTGGGATCGAACGTGAACCAACTCTGGATCAGCGATTCCGGCGAGACTTTTTCGATGTTGGCCATCACCTGCTGCTGCATCTTGTCCATCACGGCGGTCTGCATCGGCGAGACGTCGGGCAGTCCGAAGAACTGCCTGGCCTCCAGCGG belongs to Bradyrhizobium icense and includes:
- a CDS encoding bifunctional cytochrome P450/NADPH--P450 reductase — its product is MASSNKLSPIPHPPKKPVVGNMLSLDPNAPVQHLVKLSKELGPIFWLDMMGAPIVIVAGHDLIDELSDEKRFDKTVRGSLRRVRAVGGDGLFTADTTEPNWSKAHNILLQPFGNRAMQSYHPSMVDIAEQLVKKWERLNADEEIDVVHDMTALTLDTIGLCGFDYRFNSFYRRDYHPFVESLVRSLETIMMTRGLPLENLWMQKRRKTLAQDVVFMNKMVDEIIAERRGSAEATEAKKDMLGAMMTGIDRSTGEQLDDINIRYQINTFLIAGHETTSGLLSCTIYALLKHPEVLKKAYEEVDRVLGPDINARPTYQQVTQLTYITQILKEALRLWPPAPAYGITPLQDEAIGGGKYKLKKNTFITVLVMALHRDPSVWGPNPDVFDPENFSREAEAKRPINAWKPFGNGQRACIGRGFAMHEAALAIGMILQRFKLVDVHRYQMHLKETLTVKPDGFKIKVRPRGDKDRGVFAGRTAVAAAASSAAAPQARTRPGHNTPLLVLYGSNLGTAEELATRVADLAEVNGFATKLGALDDYVGKLPEQGALMIFCASYNGAAPDNATQFVKWLDSGLPKDAFAKVRYAVFGCGNSDWAATYQSVPRLIDEGLAVHGARSLYARGEGDARSDLDGQFEKWFAAAAPAAMKELGVDSGFARSADDAPLYSIEPVAPSAVHTIVAQGGVAPMKVLVNSELQNKTGASRSDRSTRHIEVELPPGIAYRVGDHLSVVPRNDPALVDSVARRFGFLPADQIRLHVAEGRRAQLPVGDAVSVGRLLTEFVELQQIATRKQIQIMSEHTRCPVTKPKLLAYVGDDGASTELYRSDVLAKRKSVFDLLEEHPACELPFHAYLEMLSLLAPRYYSISSSPSSDPARCSVTVGVVEAPASSGRGVYKGVCSNYLAGRRVGDTVHATIRETKAGFRLPDDAAQPVIMIGPGTGLAPFRGFLQERAHRKAQGAKLGPAMLFFGCRHPEQDFLYADELKAFANDGIAALHTAFSRAEGPKTYVQHQVTAQKDRVWSLIEQGAIVYVCGDGGKMEPDVKAALVAIYREKSGADAEAGLHWIDDLGTKNRYVLDVWAGG
- a CDS encoding alpha/beta fold hydrolase, whose protein sequence is MIEMPPLQFADVNGIRMGYYEAGPKSDKPPVILCHGWPELAFSWRHQIKALSEAGIRVIAPDQRGYGATDRPEPVEDYDMEHLTGDLVGLLDHLQIDKAIFVGHDWGGFVVWQMPLRHLDRVAGVIGVNTPHWDRMPADPIELFRQRFGDKMYIVQFQDPGREPDRIFGSRVEQTFDAFMRKPVARPAGTPEEQPIAGVGASARLNLAFPQMIANYDAKHDPRTPILSPEEKQVFVDTFAKTGFTGGINWYRNFSRNWQRSEGLDHTVRVPSLMIMAENDAVLPPSATEGMERLVPDLEKYLVRDSGHWTQQEKPDEVSSKLIEWRRKRFG
- a CDS encoding WS/DGAT/MGAT family O-acyltransferase: MADAKKLSSLDASFLYLETPEMPMHVGSMAIFRLPEGYEGDFFEEFKAMIASRLHVAPILKARLEKAPLDIDHPSWVEDDQFDIDRHIFRASLPEPRDRTTLERIVGWMHAKLLNRARPLWEFYVFEGMKDNEIGLYSKMHHACIDGGAGAALTSMIYDITPVPRQVDPPTARKVAPEPRDIAANLIDSYQQLWTQPFDPKAAPKSLELPRSGKSDLGSILFDNAMFQIESAVKFASSIPTMLKSVSDVVGKVSDPKSRDSLASMASPPTILNKTISSERSFAGTSISLSRAKAVAKASGGKLNDVVLALSSGVVRRYLISQGALPNKSLTAAVPISLREEGNADANNQVFGMICAIATDVDDPKTRLETIIAQSTKSKEMSHPLRALMPQVSNLSMLGAPIVTQILALLYSRSNLSDVLPPAANITVSNVPGPRQTLYAAGAELLHIFPVSISTHGIALNITVQSYRDQLDFGFIAGANIIPHVQVLCDMLPVEFEALEAAFAPPPSMTSAAE
- a CDS encoding esterase/lipase family protein, with protein sequence MLAETRALFELNSSLLLSPLLMRAPRGDGHPVLALPGFLASDLSMAPMRRYLKELGYDTYAWSMGRNFGGVASKRAALRDLLRRIHESTGRKVSLVGWSLGGVYARDLALQMPDMVRSVITLGSPFTSDIRATNATRLYEVLSGETVDDNPEIRLAIAGDLPVPATSIYSRTDGIVNWHTSLLRPSATAENIEVHLASHIGLGVNPAALWAVADRLAQAEGEFKHFDRSGPFAIAYGPPENAQS
- a CDS encoding DUF6489 family protein, which gives rise to MKVNVEIDCTPLEARQFFGLPDVSPMQTAVMDKMQQQVMANIEKVSPESLIQSWFTFDPKIAERFQDMFVTMAGLGGMTKKDK